Proteins encoded by one window of bacterium:
- a CDS encoding DUF2179 domain-containing protein has protein sequence MESSVALNLSSLHPAVIPILIFFARICDVSIGTMRIILVGRGHRFVSSLLGFFEVFIWLLAISQIVTNLGSIVNLLAYCAGFAAGTYVGMTIERRLSLGTMIVRVIVPVESSHLIMYLITNNYKVTHMDAEGALGKVKVIFTIVRRSELKHVIGIIRSFDPNAFYTVEDVRMVSEYGLPKPAGSTRFSVFQPSIWFRKSK, from the coding sequence ATGGAATCATCTGTTGCTCTCAATCTGTCGTCGCTCCACCCGGCAGTCATACCAATCCTCATCTTTTTTGCCCGCATTTGCGATGTCTCGATCGGGACCATGCGCATTATTCTGGTTGGGCGCGGTCATCGATTTGTCTCGTCGTTGCTCGGTTTTTTTGAGGTATTCATCTGGCTGCTGGCCATCAGTCAGATAGTCACTAATCTTGGCTCAATCGTGAACTTGCTCGCCTACTGCGCCGGGTTTGCCGCCGGGACGTATGTTGGAATGACCATAGAACGTCGGCTCTCCCTCGGGACTATGATAGTCAGGGTGATAGTGCCGGTGGAATCCTCGCACCTCATTATGTATCTCATCACCAACAACTACAAAGTGACCCATATGGATGCCGAGGGAGCGTTGGGGAAAGTAAAGGTCATCTTCACGATCGTCCGGCGCTCGGAGCTGAAGCATGTCATCGGGATTATCCGGTCGTTCGACCCGAATGCGTTTTATACGGTTGAGGATGTTCGGATGGTGTCGGAGTATGGGTTGCCGAAACCGGCGGGGAGCACACGGTTCAGTGTATTTCAGCCATCGATCTGGTTTCGGAAGAGTAAATAG
- a CDS encoding antibiotic biosynthesis monooxygenase, which yields MPEYQFVIAWRFKVKPGREQEFEAAYGPVGDWVRLFSNHDGYLGTELMRDSHDDRVYLTIDRWRSADDFNQFKELYLSEYEQLDRILSDLTESETLQGYYLTEV from the coding sequence ATGCCCGAGTATCAATTTGTGATCGCCTGGCGCTTCAAGGTGAAGCCCGGGCGAGAGCAAGAATTTGAAGCGGCATATGGTCCAGTCGGCGACTGGGTCAGGCTGTTTTCGAATCATGACGGCTATCTCGGGACTGAGCTGATGCGGGATTCCCATGATGATCGGGTCTATTTGACAATAGACCGATGGCGCTCCGCCGATGACTTCAATCAGTTCAAGGAACTTTATCTGAGTGAGTACGAGCAGCTTGACCGGATTCTATCCGACCTGACCGAATCCGAAACACTGCAAGGGTATTACCTGACGGAAGTGTAG
- the pepF gene encoding oligoendopeptidase F, giving the protein MTMSTTSNVTPKRTEIDPNLTWNLADIYPSDAAWETEFAALQQMVAKAQSFVGRLHESPAILEECLKLQNELGMRMHSLYQYAYLNKDLDNRVSKYQAMTERAAMLGSQAGAAFSFVEPELLKLDDARLIAMEKQFATPGVYDFYMQELIRSKAHVRSQEVEELLAMAGIIARGPDSIFSMLDDADMTYPSITDENGNEVKLTKQRFAKYMESAVQRVRKDTSEAFYSSYKAHLNTISASLGASVNKDVFFTRARKYESCLHRALDANNIPVSVYHALLDTTESHLSALHAYTKLRKRVLKLDSIWPYDMMCPLFPESDYTVPYSDAVTQVVEAVKPLGATYQKVLTDAFNSRWVDVFETEGKGSGAYNWGNYQSHPFVLMNYTDTVDNMFTLAHEMGHAMHSYLSNRKQPFAKAQYSIFVAEVASTLNEGLLLHSLLQKVTDTQQRLYLLNRHIDNTFGTFFHQVLYARFELIIHDAVEKGNALSPDMLSEIWGDLTRKFYGPDLTMDEFTPLKWSRIPHFYNMFYVYQYATSYAASQAILKKFLDGEPGIIDKYLEMLSSGGKDHPIELLKICGIDMTKPDPVMATIDLFREQVDEIDRLVK; this is encoded by the coding sequence ATGACCATGTCGACCACCAGCAATGTTACCCCCAAGCGGACGGAAATCGACCCCAACCTGACCTGGAATCTGGCCGATATCTACCCCAGCGATGCCGCCTGGGAGACTGAATTTGCCGCCCTCCAGCAGATGGTCGCCAAAGCCCAGAGTTTTGTCGGGCGACTGCATGAATCCCCCGCCATCCTCGAGGAATGCCTCAAACTGCAGAATGAACTTGGGATGCGGATGCACTCGCTCTACCAATACGCCTACCTGAACAAAGATCTCGACAACCGGGTCTCCAAATATCAGGCCATGACGGAACGTGCGGCGATGCTTGGCTCACAGGCTGGCGCGGCATTTTCATTTGTCGAACCGGAACTGCTCAAATTGGATGATGCCCGGCTGATCGCGATGGAAAAGCAGTTCGCCACTCCCGGGGTTTACGACTTTTATATGCAGGAGTTGATTCGCTCCAAGGCGCATGTCCGTTCACAGGAAGTGGAAGAGTTGCTGGCGATGGCCGGGATTATCGCCCGCGGACCGGATTCTATCTTCAGCATGCTCGACGATGCCGATATGACTTACCCCTCGATCACCGATGAAAACGGCAATGAGGTGAAGCTGACCAAACAGCGGTTCGCCAAGTACATGGAGTCAGCCGTACAGCGTGTGCGCAAAGACACGAGCGAAGCATTTTACTCCTCATACAAAGCACACCTGAATACGATCAGCGCCTCGCTGGGAGCCTCAGTCAATAAGGATGTCTTTTTCACGCGGGCGCGGAAATATGAAAGCTGCCTGCATCGAGCACTCGATGCCAACAATATCCCGGTATCGGTTTATCATGCACTCCTTGACACGACCGAATCGCACCTGTCGGCGCTGCACGCCTACACCAAACTTCGCAAGCGGGTTCTCAAGCTGGATTCGATCTGGCCGTATGACATGATGTGTCCGCTCTTTCCTGAATCGGATTACACGGTGCCGTATAGCGATGCCGTCACCCAGGTAGTCGAGGCGGTCAAACCGCTTGGCGCCACCTATCAGAAAGTGCTGACCGACGCGTTTAATTCACGCTGGGTCGATGTGTTCGAGACCGAAGGAAAGGGTTCCGGCGCCTACAACTGGGGAAACTACCAGTCGCATCCGTTTGTCCTGATGAACTACACCGATACGGTAGATAATATGTTTACGCTGGCGCATGAAATGGGACACGCCATGCACAGCTACCTGTCGAATCGGAAACAACCGTTCGCCAAAGCGCAGTACTCTATCTTTGTCGCTGAGGTAGCCTCAACCCTTAATGAGGGGCTGCTGTTGCATTCTTTACTGCAAAAGGTGACTGACACCCAGCAGCGACTGTATCTGCTGAATCGGCATATCGACAACACGTTCGGGACATTCTTCCACCAGGTGCTGTACGCCCGCTTTGAACTGATTATCCATGACGCGGTGGAGAAGGGGAATGCGCTGTCTCCTGATATGCTCTCCGAGATCTGGGGGGATCTGACGCGGAAGTTTTATGGCCCTGACCTGACGATGGATGAATTCACGCCGCTCAAGTGGTCGCGTATCCCACATTTCTACAACATGTTTTATGTCTATCAGTACGCGACATCGTATGCGGCCTCGCAGGCGATCCTGAAGAAATTCCTGGATGGCGAGCCGGGGATAATCGACAAGTATCTTGAGATGCTTTCCTCCGGCGGGAAAGACCATCCGATTGAACTGCTGAAGATCTGCGGAATCGATATGACCAAGCCGGATCCGGTTATGGCGACGATCGATCTGTTCCGCGAACAGGTCGACGAGATCGACCGGCTGGTGAAATAG
- a CDS encoding DUF2075 domain-containing protein, producing the protein MECYSRKLSQVVNEPTDGVIGYLSRLQAEAGFATQYTRQIETWQREVELAQLVARDLIGAIPGATDWHILFEYDIPRRQKRPDIVILADDVVFVIEYKDEAKEVDRAAIWQVYDYALDLRDFHVESRHRAIIPILCPSLFCGENCSYQQEFATPHSVLISGALALSSTILSAYLAEHSEKNSTIDANAWIKSSYQPTLTIIEAAEQLFGNHDVREISHSYADNLTNTTEAIVDFVKRAQSEGERYICFVTGVPGAGKTLTGLNAVHDPRLRQDDRPSAIFLSGNGPLVAIVRSALVNCATTDGRRIPKKQLTREVEAFIQNVHSFLKFHLADSAMVPHEQVVVFDEAQRAWNAAQMKRKWQVDASEPALLLDIMERCPQWSVIVALIGNGQEIHRGEAGLAEWGKALGERSSKWNVAASSAFLNRNDGEMGQCLFAQNVPNNIVSRVDERLHLSVSVRSPRAKRIADWVGCLLDLDCEGAKEQVSQIRDFPLGVTRDINFLRDWLFERSRRDSHHRCGLVASSGGLRLRAHGIEVSTSFTQGYNWDQWFLGDPEDVRSSFSLEVAATEFQCQGLELDWTGVCWADDLVLGPDETWRIRQFRGNRWMNVRDEATRQFVINKYRVLLTRAREGMIIWVPNGSDKDPTRAKALLDKTYRFLLNSGLTALDES; encoded by the coding sequence ATGGAATGTTACAGCAGGAAATTATCACAGGTTGTCAATGAGCCGACTGATGGCGTAATTGGTTACCTATCTCGGCTTCAAGCAGAAGCCGGTTTTGCGACTCAGTACACCAGGCAAATTGAAACTTGGCAGAGAGAAGTTGAGCTAGCGCAATTAGTTGCGCGTGACCTCATTGGAGCTATTCCGGGAGCAACCGATTGGCATATTCTGTTCGAGTATGATATTCCTCGCAGACAGAAGAGACCTGATATTGTAATTCTCGCAGATGACGTTGTATTCGTGATCGAGTACAAGGATGAAGCGAAAGAAGTAGATCGCGCAGCCATTTGGCAAGTCTACGATTATGCTCTCGACCTCAGGGATTTTCACGTAGAGAGTAGACATCGAGCAATTATCCCGATTCTTTGTCCCAGCCTCTTTTGTGGCGAAAACTGTTCCTATCAGCAAGAATTCGCAACTCCTCATAGTGTACTGATTTCAGGCGCACTTGCACTATCAAGTACAATTCTCTCGGCCTATCTGGCAGAGCACAGTGAAAAGAATTCTACAATTGACGCAAATGCTTGGATTAAGTCGTCCTATCAGCCAACTCTTACCATAATTGAAGCTGCAGAGCAGCTTTTTGGCAATCATGATGTTCGCGAAATTTCGCACAGTTACGCCGATAACCTTACCAACACCACAGAAGCAATAGTTGATTTTGTGAAACGTGCGCAATCTGAGGGGGAACGGTACATTTGTTTCGTTACCGGCGTGCCTGGCGCCGGAAAGACACTTACCGGTTTGAATGCTGTTCATGACCCCAGGTTGCGACAAGACGATAGGCCCAGTGCCATTTTTCTATCGGGGAATGGTCCGTTGGTTGCAATCGTAAGATCCGCGTTGGTGAATTGTGCGACAACGGATGGACGCAGGATTCCAAAGAAGCAACTGACACGCGAAGTTGAAGCTTTCATACAGAATGTGCATAGTTTCTTGAAATTTCACCTTGCGGACAGTGCAATGGTGCCACATGAGCAAGTAGTGGTTTTTGATGAAGCTCAGCGCGCTTGGAATGCGGCACAAATGAAGAGAAAGTGGCAAGTTGATGCTTCTGAACCAGCGCTCCTCCTTGATATTATGGAGAGGTGTCCTCAATGGTCAGTGATCGTGGCACTCATTGGAAACGGTCAGGAGATTCACAGAGGTGAAGCTGGTCTCGCGGAATGGGGTAAAGCTCTCGGTGAACGGTCTTCCAAGTGGAACGTCGCCGCTTCTTCAGCATTCTTGAACCGCAATGACGGGGAAATGGGCCAATGTCTGTTCGCACAAAATGTACCGAACAATATTGTCTCGAGAGTGGACGAGAGATTGCATTTATCGGTGAGCGTTCGCAGCCCGCGAGCAAAGCGAATTGCAGATTGGGTCGGCTGTCTTCTCGATCTCGATTGCGAAGGAGCAAAAGAGCAGGTATCGCAGATTCGCGATTTTCCGCTTGGGGTCACAAGGGATATCAACTTCCTACGAGATTGGTTGTTTGAACGCAGCAGACGGGATAGTCATCATCGCTGTGGACTTGTTGCTAGCTCTGGCGGACTAAGGTTGCGAGCACATGGAATTGAAGTATCAACGTCCTTCACTCAAGGGTACAATTGGGACCAGTGGTTTCTAGGCGATCCTGAAGATGTGCGTTCAAGTTTTTCACTTGAGGTAGCGGCTACTGAGTTTCAATGCCAGGGTTTAGAATTGGACTGGACGGGCGTCTGTTGGGCCGACGATTTAGTGCTCGGTCCGGACGAAACGTGGCGCATCCGGCAATTTAGAGGCAATCGCTGGATGAACGTGAGAGATGAAGCGACCAGACAGTTTGTTATCAATAAGTATAGAGTGCTTTTGACTAGGGCTCGCGAGGGAATGATCATATGGGTGCCAAATGGATCAGATAAGGACCCAACGCGCGCCAAGGCTTTGCTTGACAAGACCTACAGATTTCTTTTGAACTCGGGACTGACTGCATTGGATGAATCGTAA
- a CDS encoding GNAT family N-acetyltransferase yields the protein MFTFAIDKERLFKHFQKDPVLFAYHIGDLDERYFRHCQFACTYNETAHILESVLIYSGLTTPTVLAFGMTDGFADLLQELMPVLPLRFYSHYQMAYSGQFLHTYNEVDLGLHYKMKLGKFVPAKSQPEAGSIKSLSLADSEAVAAFYQAAYPDGYFEPHMLETGKFVGLVRDGRLVSIAGVHIYSPKYKIAVLGAIATLPEERGHGFATVLTSHLCDQLIKEKLMICLNVKADNQPAIQSYRSLGFEKVHEYQEALFEIRR from the coding sequence ATGTTCACATTCGCCATCGACAAAGAGCGTCTTTTCAAACATTTCCAGAAAGACCCGGTTCTGTTTGCATACCACATCGGCGATCTGGATGAGCGCTATTTTCGGCATTGCCAGTTTGCCTGTACGTACAACGAGACCGCCCACATTCTGGAATCAGTGCTGATCTACAGCGGTCTGACGACTCCGACAGTTCTGGCGTTTGGCATGACGGATGGTTTCGCAGATCTGCTTCAGGAGTTGATGCCGGTTCTACCTCTGCGGTTTTATAGCCATTACCAGATGGCCTATAGCGGGCAGTTTCTGCATACATATAATGAGGTTGATCTTGGGCTTCATTATAAGATGAAGCTGGGGAAGTTCGTGCCGGCGAAATCGCAACCGGAAGCTGGGAGTATCAAATCGCTCTCGCTTGCTGACTCAGAAGCGGTTGCCGCGTTTTATCAGGCCGCGTATCCCGATGGCTATTTCGAACCACACATGCTTGAGACCGGCAAGTTTGTCGGGTTGGTTCGTGATGGCAGGCTTGTCTCGATTGCCGGAGTTCATATCTACTCTCCGAAATACAAGATCGCGGTACTTGGGGCGATTGCGACTCTTCCCGAAGAGCGCGGACACGGCTTCGCGACTGTGTTGACTTCGCATCTCTGCGATCAGCTTATCAAAGAGAAATTGATGATCTGCCTGAATGTCAAAGCCGACAACCAACCGGCGATTCAGAGTTACCGCAGCCTGGGATTTGAGAAAGTACACGAATACCAGGAAGCGCTTTTTGAGATTCGCCGCTGA
- a CDS encoding transcriptional coactivator p15/PC4 family protein: protein MKRFELERSATERLIIEESEYKGHQLVSLRIYFLSDDQSWLPTKKGVTFKREQLDEVLGYLNQIKGS, encoded by the coding sequence ATGAAACGATTTGAGTTGGAGCGGTCGGCCACCGAAAGGCTGATCATAGAAGAGTCGGAATACAAGGGGCACCAGTTGGTGTCGCTGCGTATCTATTTTCTGTCCGATGACCAGAGCTGGCTTCCGACAAAAAAGGGAGTCACGTTCAAGCGTGAACAGCTTGACGAAGTCCTCGGTTACCTCAATCAGATCAAGGGGAGCTGA
- a CDS encoding adenosine-specific kinase translates to MKSDEYRTELVPIAMPADCNLVFGQSHFIKTVEDLYEALVTSGMGIKFGIAFCEASGKRLIRTDGNDAEMIAAATMAAKTVGAGHTFFVYMKAGFPINVLNRIKETQEVCRIFCATANPLQVIVAVSEQGRGVLGVIDGEPPLGVEADADKKERVEFLRKIGYKR, encoded by the coding sequence ATGAAGAGTGACGAATATCGCACCGAGCTGGTTCCGATCGCGATGCCGGCCGACTGCAATCTGGTCTTTGGACAGTCGCACTTTATTAAGACGGTCGAAGACTTGTACGAGGCGCTGGTAACATCCGGGATGGGGATAAAGTTTGGGATCGCTTTCTGCGAAGCATCCGGCAAGCGGTTGATCCGGACCGACGGGAATGATGCCGAGATGATCGCGGCAGCAACGATGGCCGCCAAAACTGTCGGCGCCGGACATACCTTTTTCGTCTATATGAAGGCAGGATTCCCGATCAACGTGCTCAACCGGATCAAAGAGACGCAGGAGGTCTGCCGGATCTTCTGTGCGACGGCCAATCCACTGCAGGTGATCGTCGCGGTCAGCGAGCAGGGACGTGGGGTGTTGGGGGTTATCGACGGTGAGCCGCCACTCGGTGTTGAGGCGGATGCAGACAAGAAGGAGCGTGTGGAGTTCCTTCGGAAAATTGGCTATAAGCGTTAG
- a CDS encoding peptidylprolyl isomerase, with translation MKMILQRAAIVILAIAGIYGGYLMYDSLRERSMPEKLAAIIHDEDIRTLTPRLADLIKDDSILVRARAAQAIGRIGDKKGGELLMEALHDPSILVASKAAFGLGLLGDKQYAEKLLEAAESLPGASSAQAVLAAGRLSDSSMVETLDNLTSFLGDASPEVREAACYGLFYAKATDQLSAVENLLMLEQDSMVQRAALFTLARLGADVQPVYARFLADADPGVRSLAVRGMGNVKTPEALQFLGMALNDVDQGVEAEAIAALAKQGSYEASNYLWRKLPQISGDKLTVALIDALAQLKAEQAIDAVTSLTTLKPSDNVLAAGMKYLATVQSDRAVNLIDSVRTMKPSPYVRAACVEAYGLMERDAVLPRVAQMFADEDPLVRLSAFEVLTKLDSANLDYYIGQALNDQDMVLLVTGVDAIINFKLDRFFPTLSEIMARGTEIDSDIRRTIIDGLPKLFTEFGKDSALVRLLIDGILDKEYIVRRSAAIVYEKEMGEDRWAQVPPALARITEGQVRSAVERYTVNPTARIITDKGEIELELRFDIAPLTVINFIELAQSGVYDGLKFHRVVPNFVVQGGDPRGDGWGGPGYQIRCEYSDLPYRRGTVGIATSGKDTGGSQFFIALSPQPHLNGRYTVFGEVTDGMEIADEIVRGDIIQKIMIFEGKPTK, from the coding sequence ATGAAAATGATCCTCCAACGAGCTGCAATCGTCATTCTGGCTATCGCCGGGATCTATGGTGGCTACCTGATGTATGATTCACTCCGGGAACGCTCAATGCCGGAGAAACTAGCCGCCATCATTCATGATGAAGATATTCGGACCCTCACACCCCGCCTGGCCGATCTGATCAAAGATGATTCGATTCTGGTTCGCGCGCGCGCCGCACAAGCGATCGGGCGGATCGGAGACAAAAAAGGGGGTGAACTGCTGATGGAAGCATTGCATGATCCCTCCATTCTGGTGGCATCAAAAGCGGCTTTCGGCCTCGGCCTCCTTGGCGATAAGCAGTATGCGGAGAAGCTTCTTGAGGCTGCAGAGAGTCTCCCCGGCGCTTCATCGGCGCAGGCGGTACTCGCCGCCGGACGGCTCTCCGACAGCAGTATGGTTGAGACGCTCGACAACTTGACCAGTTTTCTGGGAGATGCATCCCCCGAAGTGCGCGAAGCGGCCTGCTATGGGCTCTTCTACGCGAAAGCAACAGACCAGCTTTCCGCAGTCGAGAATCTGCTGATGCTCGAGCAGGACAGCATGGTACAACGGGCGGCGCTGTTTACGCTCGCACGGTTAGGGGCCGATGTTCAACCGGTGTACGCACGGTTCCTGGCGGATGCTGATCCCGGCGTCCGTTCACTGGCTGTGCGCGGCATGGGGAATGTGAAAACCCCCGAAGCGCTGCAGTTTCTGGGAATGGCGCTCAATGATGTCGACCAGGGGGTCGAAGCCGAAGCTATTGCCGCGCTGGCCAAGCAGGGTTCGTACGAAGCCTCCAACTATCTCTGGCGGAAATTGCCGCAGATCTCCGGCGACAAGCTGACAGTCGCACTGATCGACGCGCTGGCACAACTCAAGGCAGAGCAGGCGATTGATGCGGTCACCAGCCTGACCACACTCAAGCCATCCGACAATGTGCTGGCGGCCGGAATGAAATATCTTGCCACTGTCCAATCGGACCGCGCGGTCAATCTGATCGATTCGGTGCGGACAATGAAACCATCGCCATATGTGCGGGCCGCGTGTGTGGAAGCATACGGATTGATGGAACGGGACGCAGTACTCCCCCGGGTGGCGCAGATGTTCGCCGATGAAGACCCGCTGGTCCGTCTGTCGGCATTCGAGGTGCTCACCAAACTAGATTCCGCCAACCTGGACTACTATATCGGTCAGGCGCTCAACGATCAGGATATGGTGCTCCTGGTTACGGGCGTGGATGCGATCATCAATTTCAAGCTGGATCGGTTTTTCCCGACATTGTCGGAGATCATGGCACGCGGGACGGAGATCGACTCGGACATCCGCCGCACGATCATAGATGGTCTGCCGAAGCTTTTTACGGAGTTTGGAAAAGACTCCGCATTGGTGCGACTGTTGATCGATGGAATACTCGACAAAGAGTATATCGTCCGCCGGTCTGCGGCGATTGTATATGAGAAAGAGATGGGCGAAGACCGCTGGGCGCAGGTTCCGCCGGCCCTGGCCAGAATCACCGAAGGGCAGGTGCGAAGCGCAGTCGAGCGGTATACGGTTAACCCGACTGCGCGGATCATCACCGACAAAGGCGAAATAGAGCTGGAACTTCGCTTTGATATCGCTCCTCTGACCGTGATAAACTTCATTGAGCTGGCCCAGTCCGGGGTTTACGACGGTCTGAAATTCCACCGGGTGGTGCCGAATTTCGTTGTCCAGGGGGGTGACCCGCGCGGCGATGGCTGGGGCGGGCCGGGGTATCAGATCAGATGCGAATACTCGGACCTTCCGTATCGGCGTGGGACGGTCGGGATTGCGACCTCCGGCAAAGATACCGGTGGCTCGCAGTTTTTCATCGCCCTTTCGCCGCAGCCACATCTGAATGGACGGTACACCGTCTTTGGCGAAGTAACCGATGGTATGGAGATCGCCGACGAGATAGTTCGCGGTGATATTATCCAGAAAATCATGATTTTCGAAGGGAAACCAACCAAGTGA
- a CDS encoding HmuY family protein, whose translation MKALFAVLTALVLMIGLIGCSDDDNPTKSNPPTNTSTSTWDESGQFWRSTVDASDYDQFSYFSFTTRDTTTTGVPKLAATSWDLGFRREVVKTNGGESSNNSGDILAFSLGAVDFAAVVIGDTAGKTFVADQVEYFFDDWYTYTGPPNHLLIPNMNVYSMLDAGGHNYVKFRIDSLTGAGMPPDMGTVWMTYYYQATADDLTLPGPTVSTHFAVDSGTVYFDFSSGTVVTPTTPSNSTEWDLGFSSYNIFQNSGPFGSGDAKGFYAYTELTDPTDIDGFTSQPVGAPLFSDIPSSAMTDWYNYTGPPLHQLLSKGNVYLLKTAGEVYKLEIESYYANVGGVPTSGHYTFIWKQL comes from the coding sequence GTGAAAGCATTGTTTGCGGTCTTGACCGCACTTGTACTGATGATCGGGCTGATCGGTTGCTCGGATGATGATAATCCGACCAAGTCGAATCCGCCGACGAATACGTCCACGTCAACCTGGGACGAATCTGGCCAGTTCTGGCGCTCCACGGTGGATGCCTCGGACTACGACCAATTTTCTTACTTCTCATTCACCACTCGCGATACAACTACCACCGGGGTTCCGAAATTAGCCGCAACTTCGTGGGATCTCGGCTTCCGTCGTGAAGTTGTCAAAACCAATGGTGGAGAGTCCAGCAACAACTCGGGAGATATCCTGGCATTCAGTCTTGGTGCTGTCGATTTTGCTGCAGTCGTGATCGGTGATACTGCAGGTAAGACCTTTGTTGCGGACCAGGTCGAATATTTCTTTGACGATTGGTATACGTACACTGGCCCGCCCAATCACCTTCTCATTCCGAACATGAATGTCTATTCCATGTTGGATGCCGGTGGACACAATTATGTAAAGTTCCGGATCGACTCTCTCACAGGCGCCGGCATGCCGCCCGACATGGGGACGGTGTGGATGACATATTACTATCAGGCGACTGCGGATGATCTGACGCTGCCCGGTCCGACAGTTTCAACGCACTTTGCGGTCGATAGCGGAACCGTTTACTTTGATTTCTCGTCGGGCACGGTTGTCACACCGACCACTCCCAGCAACTCGACCGAGTGGGATCTTGGGTTTTCTTCCTACAACATCTTCCAGAATAGCGGTCCATTCGGTTCGGGAGATGCCAAAGGGTTTTACGCCTACACCGAGTTGACTGACCCTACCGATATTGATGGGTTCACTTCGCAGCCGGTCGGTGCGCCGCTTTTCTCAGATATCCCGAGTTCAGCCATGACCGACTGGTACAACTACACCGGTCCGCCACTGCATCAACTGCTCTCGAAAGGAAATGTCTATCTGTTGAAGACAGCCGGTGAAGTTTATAAACTTGAAATTGAAAGCTACTATGCGAACGTGGGCGGTGTGCCAACCTCAGGGCACTATACGTTCATCTGGAAACAGCTCTAG